Proteins co-encoded in one Balneolaceae bacterium genomic window:
- a CDS encoding glycosyltransferase family 1 protein — protein MKILFDPQVFMLGYSGMKSYYSTLFKGLPDAGIDIVYPNRSIVENIAGQNSLLDNILHPKLQFVRNRYRLHRLKKDYYRALENLNYDLVYITSPTFESEFLDHIQKKPYVMTVHDTMQIARGNHTFVDQPRDTKALGFLADHAEIVVCNSNYTQNDLCNLYLTDREKTHTVYLANFLDTDPVPVEHLPERYILFLGSRLGRKNFWAWIRAISPFLHENPDLKVIVTGQISPYEKYFYEKIRVLKQITVLENVTNAQLVTLYKNALCLSYPTLYEGFGLPVIEAMANGCPVITANNSSIPEVGGDAVLYVDPLDHESMLGGLKKITNNPAFRDELVQKGLERSKIFSTEKCISGMIDLFEKAVGSYQK, from the coding sequence ATGAAGATTCTTTTTGATCCCCAGGTTTTCATGCTGGGGTATTCCGGCATGAAAAGCTACTATTCAACTCTCTTTAAAGGCTTACCCGATGCAGGGATTGATATTGTTTATCCAAATCGATCAATTGTTGAAAATATTGCCGGGCAGAACTCCCTTTTAGATAATATCCTTCATCCAAAACTGCAATTCGTTCGAAACCGGTACAGATTACATCGTTTAAAAAAAGATTATTACAGGGCACTCGAAAACCTGAATTACGATCTGGTTTATATAACATCTCCAACGTTTGAATCGGAGTTTTTGGATCATATACAGAAAAAGCCCTATGTCATGACTGTACACGACACAATGCAGATTGCCCGTGGGAACCACACCTTTGTGGATCAACCCCGCGATACAAAAGCCCTGGGATTCCTGGCCGACCACGCAGAAATTGTAGTATGCAATTCCAACTATACTCAAAACGACTTGTGCAACCTGTACCTCACAGACCGGGAAAAAACTCACACTGTTTATCTTGCCAATTTTTTGGACACCGATCCGGTTCCGGTGGAACATCTGCCGGAGCGATATATACTGTTTTTAGGGTCCCGCTTGGGACGGAAAAATTTCTGGGCATGGATCCGTGCGATTTCCCCTTTTTTACATGAAAATCCTGACCTGAAGGTAATCGTCACCGGCCAGATTTCACCCTATGAAAAGTATTTCTATGAAAAAATCAGGGTTTTAAAACAGATCACAGTGTTGGAAAATGTAACCAATGCACAATTGGTAACTCTTTATAAAAACGCCCTTTGCCTTTCATATCCCACTCTTTATGAAGGTTTTGGACTTCCCGTCATCGAGGCGATGGCTAACGGGTGTCCCGTCATCACTGCGAACAACTCCTCAATCCCTGAAGTTGGCGGAGATGCAGTACTATACGTTGATCCTTTGGACCACGAAAGTATGCTCGGAGGACTAAAAAAGATTACAAATAACCCGGCATTCCGAGACGAACTCGTTCAAAAAGGACTCGAGCGAAGTAAAATCTTTTCAACCGAAAAGTGTATTTCCGGAATGATCGATCTGTTTGAAAAAGCTGTGGGTTCATATCAAAAATAG
- a CDS encoding FkbM family methyltransferase, whose product MHINFKRRINQIIGFLGYRVSKAEHSNYFNFQALLNHYLNHYETLSFVQIGGCDGESFDPLYPKILSNPTRFEGIIVEPVHAYFNELSARYSTFERIKTLNLAVHNEKEKATIYRPQVESLPHLPVYAKGTASFNKSHLQKFNIPSDMIVEEEVPCISLNDLLRKYNLKPDLMITDTEGYDSEIICNYDFDYHKPPLIYFEHGLPDEIMKKHEIDQVEEVLHRAGYNIIFEYYDALAYRKESLMDSFPTR is encoded by the coding sequence ATGCATATTAATTTCAAACGAAGAATTAACCAGATCATTGGTTTTCTGGGATATCGAGTATCTAAAGCAGAACATTCGAATTATTTTAATTTTCAGGCACTTTTAAATCATTATTTAAATCACTACGAAACTCTGTCATTCGTTCAAATTGGTGGTTGTGACGGGGAATCTTTCGACCCGCTTTATCCAAAAATTCTATCCAATCCCACACGTTTTGAAGGGATTATCGTCGAACCTGTTCATGCATATTTCAATGAGCTGTCAGCTCGCTATTCTACATTTGAAAGAATAAAAACACTCAATTTGGCGGTTCATAATGAAAAAGAAAAAGCGACTATTTACAGGCCTCAAGTTGAAAGTTTACCTCATTTACCGGTCTATGCCAAAGGAACCGCGTCATTCAATAAATCCCATCTGCAAAAGTTTAACATACCCTCCGACATGATTGTTGAAGAAGAAGTGCCCTGTATTTCTCTTAATGATCTTCTAAGAAAGTATAATTTAAAGCCGGATCTGATGATCACAGATACAGAAGGGTATGATTCGGAAATCATATGTAATTATGATTTCGATTACCATAAACCACCATTAATCTATTTTGAACATGGTTTGCCGGATGAAATTATGAAGAAGCATGAGATCGATCAGGTCGAAGAGGTGTTGCACCGGGCTGGTTATAACATAATTTTTGAGTACTATGATGCACTGGCCTATCGAAAAGAGAGTCTTATGGATTCCTTTCCAACGAGATGA
- a CDS encoding acetyl-CoA hydrolase/transferase C-terminal domain-containing protein — translation MKYLSSDEALQSVKKGDNIFVHTAAAAPQQLVKSLTNRHAELSDITIYHLHTEGVAPYVNPEYKDTFKTKAFFVGKNIRQALETGEADYIPVFLSEIPHFFNRGIIDLNVALVNVSPPDKHGYCSLGVSVDASRAAVMNADTVIAQINPNMPRTHGDGIIHSKLIDIAVEVDDPLPEAHPMELSESELSIGRHCASLIDDGATLQMGIGNIPDAVLASLKDHKNLGVHTEMFSDGLIDLLENGTVNNSKKRIHPNRTVASFLFGSQRLYDFVDDNPNIAMLDCAYVNDTAVIRRNPNVVAINSAIEVDLTGQVCADSIGTRQYSGVGGQMDFIRGASLSPGGKPIIAIPSSTRRGESRIVPYLKKGASVVTTRAHVHYVVTEYGVADLYGKALRERAKALIEISHPDSREELEKAAYERFNTL, via the coding sequence ATGAAATATCTATCTTCAGACGAAGCCCTTCAATCTGTAAAAAAGGGTGATAACATCTTTGTTCATACTGCTGCGGCAGCTCCTCAACAACTGGTAAAATCGCTTACTAATCGTCATGCAGAACTCAGTGATATCACGATCTATCATCTGCATACAGAGGGCGTTGCTCCTTATGTAAATCCTGAATATAAAGACACGTTTAAAACCAAAGCGTTTTTTGTCGGAAAAAATATAAGGCAAGCTCTGGAAACCGGTGAAGCCGATTATATCCCGGTTTTCCTCAGTGAAATTCCACATTTTTTTAATCGCGGAATTATCGATCTGAATGTGGCTTTAGTAAATGTAAGTCCGCCCGACAAGCACGGTTATTGTTCGCTCGGTGTTTCTGTGGATGCCAGCCGGGCTGCTGTAATGAACGCTGATACGGTCATTGCTCAAATAAATCCAAACATGCCGCGAACCCACGGAGATGGCATTATTCACAGTAAGCTTATTGATATTGCCGTTGAAGTTGATGATCCCCTTCCTGAAGCACATCCTATGGAGTTGTCGGAATCAGAACTTTCCATTGGACGGCACTGTGCCAGTTTGATTGATGATGGTGCTACACTTCAGATGGGAATTGGCAACATCCCGGATGCTGTTTTAGCATCGCTAAAGGATCACAAAAATTTGGGTGTACATACAGAAATGTTTTCTGATGGTTTAATCGACCTGCTTGAAAACGGTACTGTCAATAATTCAAAAAAACGAATTCACCCAAATCGAACGGTAGCATCTTTCCTTTTCGGGAGCCAAAGATTGTACGATTTTGTAGATGATAATCCCAATATTGCGATGCTGGATTGCGCCTATGTGAACGACACAGCCGTGATTCGAAGAAATCCGAATGTTGTGGCTATTAACAGTGCCATAGAAGTGGACTTAACCGGCCAGGTTTGTGCTGATTCCATTGGAACCCGCCAATATTCAGGCGTGGGCGGACAAATGGATTTTATTCGTGGTGCATCCCTTTCACCCGGCGGAAAACCTATCATTGCCATCCCCTCTTCCACGAGACGTGGTGAATCCAGGATTGTTCCTTATCTGAAAAAAGGAGCCAGTGTGGTAACGACCCGGGCTCACGTACACTATGTTGTAACAGAATACGGTGTGGCCGATCTATACGGGAAAGCTCTTCGTGAAAGGGCCAAAGCCCTTATTGAAATTTCGCATCCCGATTCAAGGGAAGAGCTGGAAAAAGCCGCTTACGAACGTTTTAATACATTATAA
- a CDS encoding carboxypeptidase regulatory-like domain-containing protein: MKNKITLLLLAISVITMSVFIGCEEIYEPIIVSGKVVNTESGSPVTDATVSIISPEDLARETFSDSNGEFLFEEVPVDSVIDITIQAQKEGFSTKSITLIAAPEKELIVPDIEISGSEEGGSGPPPSEGSANITLQSKSAETIQVRETGGLETATFEFVVKDSAGVPVDNQNATFVHFEITAGPNGGESIYPDSVKTVDGIAKATLTSGTVPGVVQIRASFLRNGITEKSAPIPITISGGLPNDNHFEVNSEFKNIPANSSNPSEITVLLGDKYGNTVIPGTAVYFGTNKGNIDGSANTDEQGLASAQLRTNNTEPGMATVTVETVDETSSKISRELNVLFSGEPELSVTPTNVDLLGFESETFSVNLSDANGNPLAPGTTLSVSVDNQDLVLVGTTTAELNDTQKTGDGYTEFEFQLRNPDRVTITEDVTLTISTNGPNGSVTKNLRFEIDEEDPGPPGSIYLESITDNQIGVRATGQKEDTQLTFQVVDVNGKNLSNANPVDVEFFFGDRPNGGEFLSPEVVTTNNLGQATVSLTSGEAAGTVQVRARVLDSDISSQPVPIVIHAGLPSQEHFSIVPPQINFPATQFNLDYDFTVLAGDKYSNTVPDDVAIYFETDGGFINGAAYTSNGKAIATLTMGNPIPSDGEVTVRAYTTNDQQNTIDVETDLIFSRQPIITTSTNSIDLSNGDDLTIDFTVEDSNGFPMVEGTTISVTAEGESIELIGQTDVTLRDVDPDFSNIEDLTEFKFNVNDSDSDTNEDAPVIITIEVDGPNGYAKKVIEGRKRKTFN, translated from the coding sequence ATGAAAAATAAAATAACACTTCTACTTTTGGCCATTTCGGTCATTACTATGTCTGTTTTTATTGGCTGTGAAGAGATTTACGAACCAATAATAGTATCTGGCAAAGTTGTTAATACTGAATCGGGTAGTCCTGTAACTGATGCAACTGTTTCAATTATCTCACCTGAAGATCTTGCCAGAGAAACATTTAGTGACAGTAATGGTGAATTTCTTTTTGAAGAAGTTCCTGTTGACAGTGTCATTGATATAACAATTCAGGCTCAGAAAGAGGGATTTTCAACTAAATCGATCACTCTCATTGCTGCACCAGAAAAAGAACTTATTGTACCGGATATTGAAATAAGCGGATCAGAAGAAGGAGGTAGTGGGCCTCCTCCTTCTGAGGGATCTGCAAATATAACTCTACAAAGTAAATCTGCTGAAACTATTCAGGTTCGTGAAACCGGTGGACTTGAAACAGCTACATTTGAATTTGTAGTTAAGGACTCAGCAGGCGTTCCGGTAGATAATCAAAACGCCACATTTGTTCATTTTGAAATTACAGCAGGACCTAATGGCGGTGAAAGCATTTATCCGGATTCAGTTAAAACAGTTGACGGAATAGCAAAAGCCACACTCACAAGTGGCACTGTTCCGGGAGTCGTTCAAATTCGAGCTTCGTTCCTTAGAAATGGAATAACTGAAAAATCAGCACCAATCCCTATTACAATTAGTGGTGGTTTACCTAACGACAATCATTTTGAGGTTAATTCAGAATTTAAAAATATACCAGCTAATTCAAGTAACCCGAGTGAAATAACTGTTTTACTTGGTGACAAATACGGAAATACTGTAATTCCAGGAACTGCTGTTTATTTCGGTACTAACAAAGGCAACATAGATGGATCAGCAAATACTGACGAACAAGGTTTAGCTTCTGCACAACTCAGAACAAATAATACTGAACCCGGAATGGCAACAGTTACTGTCGAAACTGTTGATGAAACAAGTTCAAAAATTTCCAGAGAATTGAATGTCCTTTTTTCCGGTGAACCTGAATTGTCTGTTACGCCTACCAATGTAGATTTACTCGGATTCGAATCAGAAACTTTCTCTGTAAACTTATCAGATGCCAATGGCAATCCTTTAGCTCCAGGTACTACCCTTTCAGTTAGTGTAGACAATCAAGATTTAGTTTTGGTTGGTACTACTACCGCAGAATTAAACGATACACAAAAAACAGGTGACGGATATACTGAATTTGAATTCCAACTCAGAAACCCTGATAGAGTTACTATTACAGAAGATGTAACTTTAACAATTTCAACAAACGGACCTAATGGTTCAGTAACAAAAAATCTTAGATTTGAAATTGACGAAGAAGACCCCGGACCTCCAGGTTCTATTTATTTAGAATCAATCACAGACAATCAAATTGGTGTTAGAGCTACTGGCCAGAAAGAGGATACTCAATTAACATTTCAAGTAGTTGATGTAAACGGTAAAAATTTGAGTAACGCAAATCCTGTTGACGTTGAATTCTTTTTCGGAGACAGGCCAAATGGAGGTGAATTTCTTTCTCCTGAAGTGGTCACTACAAATAATTTAGGTCAAGCAACTGTATCTTTAACCAGCGGTGAAGCCGCAGGTACTGTTCAAGTTAGAGCCAGAGTTTTAGATTCGGATATAAGCTCACAACCAGTCCCAATTGTTATACATGCAGGATTGCCAAGTCAAGAACACTTCTCGATAGTCCCACCACAAATAAATTTTCCTGCCACTCAATTTAACCTCGATTACGATTTTACTGTACTCGCAGGTGATAAATATAGCAACACCGTCCCTGATGACGTAGCAATATATTTTGAAACTGATGGTGGTTTTATTAATGGTGCTGCTTATACTTCGAATGGTAAAGCAATAGCCACTTTAACAATGGGTAATCCAATACCTTCCGATGGAGAAGTTACTGTTAGAGCTTACACTACAAATGATCAACAAAACACAATTGATGTCGAGACCGACCTGATTTTTTCTCGACAACCAATTATTACCACAAGTACAAATTCAATTGACTTGTCCAACGGTGATGATCTTACCATTGATTTCACGGTGGAAGATTCAAATGGATTTCCAATGGTTGAAGGAACTACAATAAGTGTAACAGCAGAAGGCGAGAGCATTGAATTGATTGGTCAAACAGATGTTACATTGAGAGATGTGGATCCAGATTTTTCTAACATTGAAGATTTGACAGAGTTTAAGTTTAATGTCAATGATTCTGATTCTGATACAAATGAAGATGCACCTGTTATTATTACCATTGAAGTTGATGGACCTAATGGCTATGCCAAGAAAGTAATTGAAGGAAGGAAAAGAAAAACTTTTAATTAA
- a CDS encoding glycosyltransferase, with the protein MSSSLKYVSLYENSGYGIAAKLYLKALLNSDIDVTWTPMVRGKGIGMTYEPYQKSEIGESELDSICNKPIEYDTVLVHTIPEFFSYWREQEPDKYLIGYTVWETTKPPDHWKDLINQLDHLLVPTLWNKKIFREHGIIIPIDVLPHMSEFEGIPLQNEELLDETNDRFLFYIISTWTERKAIWKLIDAYVKAFNKNDHVELLIKTSKGDMRNPRNILLRYLGYTYQPVRKTFKNYLKRFNNHPKISLVADESMSKEYIHQLHTRGDCYVSLCRGEGWGIGSFEAARFGKPVIMTGFGGQTDYLQPEYSWLVDYELIPVVDKNAPKSYGSDQNWAEPNIEQAAEFMRYVYEHQEEAKRKGEKLKEYVMENFSNERTAGKLIQFLRSV; encoded by the coding sequence ATGTCATCAAGCCTTAAATATGTTTCTCTCTACGAAAATAGTGGGTATGGAATTGCCGCTAAACTGTATTTAAAAGCACTATTGAATTCCGATATCGATGTGACATGGACACCAATGGTCCGGGGGAAAGGTATCGGAATGACCTATGAACCCTATCAAAAAAGTGAAATTGGAGAGTCTGAATTAGATTCCATTTGCAACAAACCTATTGAATATGATACCGTTCTTGTTCATACGATCCCGGAATTCTTTTCTTATTGGAGAGAGCAAGAACCCGATAAATATTTAATCGGTTACACAGTATGGGAAACCACAAAACCACCCGATCACTGGAAAGATCTCATCAACCAGTTAGATCACCTGTTGGTACCGACCCTGTGGAATAAGAAGATATTTCGTGAGCATGGTATCATCATTCCGATCGATGTTTTACCACATATGTCGGAATTCGAGGGAATTCCATTACAGAACGAAGAGCTGCTTGATGAAACAAATGACCGATTCCTGTTTTACATCATCTCAACATGGACAGAGCGCAAGGCAATTTGGAAATTGATTGATGCTTATGTGAAAGCTTTCAATAAGAATGACCATGTTGAATTGTTGATCAAAACATCAAAGGGAGATATGCGAAATCCCAGGAATATTCTTTTAAGATATTTAGGATATACATATCAACCTGTTCGAAAAACGTTTAAAAATTATTTGAAACGATTTAATAATCATCCTAAAATTTCACTTGTTGCAGATGAATCGATGTCCAAAGAATATATCCATCAATTACATACAAGAGGAGACTGTTATGTTTCTTTATGCAGGGGAGAAGGGTGGGGCATCGGTTCTTTTGAAGCTGCCAGATTTGGCAAACCGGTGATTATGACGGGTTTTGGCGGACAAACTGATTACTTACAACCGGAATATTCCTGGCTGGTTGATTATGAACTGATACCGGTTGTTGATAAAAATGCACCCAAATCTTACGGATCCGATCAAAACTGGGCAGAACCGAATATAGAGCAGGCTGCTGAATTCATGCGGTATGTTTATGAACATCAAGAAGAGGCAAAACGGAAAGGAGAGAAGCTAAAGGAATATGTTATGGAGAATTTCAGCAATGAACGAACCGCCGGGAAGCTCATTCAATTTTTAAGATCTGTCTGA
- a CDS encoding class I SAM-dependent methyltransferase, producing the protein MSSKEQIWRLLPNIFKKLYLKIKPTILNVWNRDNAEEVFTEIYKKDLWGKADEGYFSGIGSLNDLIVSRYVNTITEEADRQGFRDKTFVDLGCGDFRVGQQLVPLSSKYIAVDVVKPLIEYNLKKYAAEKIEFHHLDIVNDELPEGEVCFVRQVLQHLSNQQIKKILEKLDMYKWVYITEHYPRESKNIRPNVNKVPDLKIRLEYQSGVYLSEPPFNVPLNKLKQILEVPATGKEGDDSIGVIRTILYMPNA; encoded by the coding sequence ATGAGCAGCAAAGAGCAAATATGGCGGCTGCTCCCGAATATTTTTAAAAAGTTATACCTGAAAATCAAGCCAACCATTTTAAATGTTTGGAATAGAGATAACGCCGAGGAAGTCTTTACGGAAATCTATAAAAAGGATTTATGGGGCAAAGCAGATGAGGGCTATTTTTCCGGGATCGGCTCATTGAATGATCTCATCGTTTCAAGGTATGTGAATACAATAACTGAAGAAGCTGACAGACAGGGATTCAGAGACAAAACGTTTGTTGATTTGGGGTGTGGTGATTTTAGGGTCGGACAACAGCTGGTACCGCTCAGTTCAAAATATATAGCTGTTGATGTGGTAAAACCTCTAATTGAATACAATCTTAAAAAATATGCCGCTGAAAAGATTGAATTCCACCATTTGGATATTGTAAATGACGAACTTCCGGAAGGGGAGGTCTGCTTTGTCAGACAGGTCCTGCAGCACCTGTCGAACCAACAGATCAAAAAAATATTAGAAAAGCTCGACATGTACAAGTGGGTTTACATTACAGAGCACTATCCACGAGAAAGTAAAAATATCCGCCCGAATGTGAACAAGGTACCGGACTTAAAAATCCGGTTAGAATATCAGTCCGGCGTTTACTTGTCTGAGCCGCCATTTAATGTACCATTAAACAAACTAAAGCAAATTCTTGAGGTTCCGGCTACAGGAAAAGAAGGAGATGACTCGATCGGTGTGATCCGAACTATTTTGTATATGCCAAATGCTTGA
- a CDS encoding glycosyltransferase, producing MLCTSIYGKDLFRDEESLAKLDCSIYHSNHAYSKFQRFTNLLSGQPSTWNSIGKIIEEEAVRLDIPKPDVILCFRMLNAPIALHLQERWNIEKIWLDIDEIDSRVRFDIANRMASEGYYFRAVKERVEGFFYAIQENSLIPEFDRIYASTIEEKNSIDRMGFGVQTEVKPNMLPVSNRVTYQKTDDNPYTFMFVGDSNYFPNLDAIDRILFEIVPGLEKIAQVPFRFVIIGGDLGEAQQQQIRKYDSVVYHQDVDDLKAIYDRSNAVVVPLRVGGGSSLKFLEALSRLKPVVATPVGARGFGVRNGEHALIGESSGELIHHCNHLISDMDLNRKLSEKGYQWFLDHYSYEINVKATKETVNNSQPG from the coding sequence GTGTTATGTACCTCAATTTACGGGAAAGATCTGTTTAGGGATGAAGAGAGCCTGGCAAAACTGGATTGCAGTATATACCATTCAAATCACGCCTATTCTAAATTTCAACGTTTTACAAATCTGCTTTCCGGTCAGCCCAGCACATGGAACTCAATCGGAAAAATTATTGAAGAGGAAGCGGTAAGACTGGATATTCCAAAACCCGATGTTATTCTCTGCTTCAGGATGTTGAACGCCCCGATTGCACTGCATTTACAGGAAAGATGGAATATTGAAAAGATCTGGCTGGATATTGATGAAATTGACTCCCGAGTACGGTTTGATATTGCGAACCGAATGGCATCAGAGGGATATTATTTCCGGGCGGTAAAGGAACGGGTTGAAGGCTTCTTCTACGCCATCCAGGAAAATAGCCTGATCCCTGAATTTGACAGGATTTATGCTTCGACGATTGAAGAGAAAAACTCTATAGACCGAATGGGTTTCGGTGTCCAAACCGAAGTGAAGCCGAATATGCTTCCGGTTTCGAATAGAGTTACCTATCAAAAAACAGATGACAATCCCTACACTTTTATGTTTGTGGGTGATTCCAATTACTTTCCCAATTTGGATGCGATTGACCGGATTCTCTTTGAGATTGTTCCGGGTTTGGAGAAGATCGCACAAGTGCCGTTCCGATTTGTAATTATTGGCGGTGATCTCGGAGAAGCTCAACAGCAACAAATTCGGAAATACGATTCAGTTGTCTATCACCAGGATGTTGACGATTTGAAGGCTATTTACGACCGCTCGAATGCAGTTGTGGTTCCGTTGCGGGTGGGCGGGGGCAGCAGCCTCAAATTCCTGGAGGCTCTGAGCCGTCTAAAACCAGTGGTAGCCACGCCGGTTGGTGCTCGCGGATTTGGAGTAAGAAATGGTGAACATGCACTGATCGGTGAATCTTCCGGTGAGCTGATTCATCACTGTAATCATTTGATAAGTGACATGGATTTAAACCGGAAATTGTCTGAAAAAGGATACCAATGGTTTTTAGATCATTATTCATATGAGATTAATGTGAAAGCAACCAAAGAAACAGTGAACAATAGTCAACCCGGTTAA
- a CDS encoding putative metallopeptidase → MAQNDYLDPTGEIKLSGKELMEAPEMEKLASEVLETHQIDIGPAQIGFLLVYPNISKQRAAKCVKSTREVKHYSGNDYLVEVSGELWDMLDDDTKKMLLYHQLLHIDPVFKAKNQEWKMKIRKPDFADYYEINDKYGNEWYKTIQATVSSLYDLDPRQEGKVSV, encoded by the coding sequence ATGGCTCAAAATGACTATTTAGATCCAACCGGAGAGATCAAGCTAAGCGGAAAAGAGTTGATGGAAGCCCCCGAGATGGAGAAACTGGCTTCTGAAGTACTCGAAACGCATCAAATTGATATTGGCCCGGCACAAATTGGTTTTTTATTAGTCTATCCAAACATTTCTAAACAGAGAGCTGCAAAATGTGTTAAGTCAACCCGTGAGGTAAAACACTATTCCGGGAATGATTACCTGGTTGAGGTTTCGGGTGAACTTTGGGATATGCTGGACGACGACACAAAGAAGATGCTTTTGTATCACCAGTTACTTCATATAGACCCTGTTTTTAAAGCAAAAAACCAAGAGTGGAAGATGAAGATTCGCAAACCAGATTTTGCCGATTATTACGAGATCAATGACAAATATGGAAACGAATGGTACAAGACGATTCAGGCAACCGTTTCCTCGCTCTATGATTTAGATCCGCGTCAAGAAGGGAAAGTGAGTGTGTAA
- a CDS encoding lysophospholipid acyltransferase family protein: MQHLASVIIWIAISLLVIFWLPLLAVIYLFDRDPGRYRTGRMFRKLGLFISRVNPNWKISIEGDTKIDDRHPYVIVSNHMSNADIPVISNLPWEMKWVAKRELFDLPILGWMMKLAGDIPVSRGKKKQALMVFKRCNYYLDRNISVIFFPEGTRSRSGNLTRFASGAFDLAIRENKPILPLVLDGTQGCLPKQSWVFEKDVHVKLKVLEPIATDEYKKGDSPLLMQTVRTRMAEQLAEWRGVDVTEVDYAAGRLRQGGGASAER; encoded by the coding sequence ATGCAACACCTGGCCTCAGTCATCATATGGATAGCAATAAGCTTGTTGGTGATTTTTTGGTTGCCGTTGCTTGCTGTTATCTACTTGTTTGACCGCGATCCCGGCCGATACAGAACCGGCCGGATGTTTCGGAAACTGGGACTGTTTATCTCGCGGGTGAACCCAAATTGGAAGATCTCTATTGAGGGAGATACGAAGATTGATGATCGCCATCCTTATGTAATTGTGAGCAATCATATGTCGAACGCGGATATCCCCGTGATTTCGAATCTGCCGTGGGAAATGAAGTGGGTGGCTAAAAGGGAGCTATTTGACCTTCCCATTCTTGGCTGGATGATGAAGCTGGCCGGTGATATTCCTGTTTCCCGGGGTAAAAAAAAACAAGCACTGATGGTTTTTAAGAGATGTAACTATTATCTCGACAGAAATATTTCGGTGATTTTTTTCCCGGAGGGAACACGATCCAGGTCCGGTAATTTAACCCGGTTTGCCAGCGGAGCATTTGATCTTGCTATTCGTGAAAATAAACCGATCTTGCCACTTGTTCTGGATGGTACACAGGGATGCCTGCCTAAACAATCGTGGGTGTTTGAGAAAGACGTTCATGTGAAACTCAAGGTTTTGGAGCCGATAGCGACGGATGAATATAAAAAAGGAGATTCCCCATTGCTGATGCAAACGGTTCGAACCCGAATGGCAGAACAATTAGCCGAATGGAGAGGCGTGGATGTTACTGAGGTTGATTATGCCGCCGGTCGTCTCCGGCAGGGTGGTGGTGCTTCTGCGGAGAGATAG
- a CDS encoding glycosyltransferase has translation MIPNHFHFIYGLKEQNSPFHLMYYLCLKTCIEINSPEKIYFYYEHEPFGVYWELIKPELTLEKVSRNQFVDNFKYRKIGRKDLSYAHHADFIRLEKLLKKGGVYADMDTLFVKKLPSYLFDKPFVLGREPDIYSESTGEKQRSLCNALIMAEPNAEFAQRWFDDMQNHFDGSWSNHSTVLPQKLSEELPDEIHIEPQTSFYHFEWTKSNLKDLFERDVGELPGVYSIHLWKHLWFSSWKNDFSSFNGKRLDEEYVRSGSTTYARLAKPFLPSEMELKAVGKVPIGKIIYKKTKESVENIRLIFTRVAAKIQYLLKS, from the coding sequence ATGATACCAAATCATTTTCATTTTATTTATGGGTTGAAAGAGCAGAATAGTCCATTCCACTTAATGTACTATCTCTGTCTTAAAACCTGTATTGAGATCAATAGCCCTGAAAAGATCTATTTCTACTATGAGCATGAACCGTTTGGCGTTTACTGGGAACTGATTAAACCGGAACTCACCCTTGAAAAAGTTTCAAGAAATCAATTTGTAGATAACTTCAAATACCGGAAAATCGGCAGAAAAGATCTCAGTTATGCACATCATGCTGATTTTATTCGTCTTGAAAAATTGCTTAAAAAAGGAGGGGTTTATGCAGATATGGATACACTGTTTGTAAAAAAACTCCCATCATACTTATTTGATAAACCATTTGTATTAGGACGGGAACCGGATATCTATTCAGAATCAACAGGAGAGAAACAGCGCTCACTTTGTAATGCCCTTATTATGGCTGAACCAAATGCAGAGTTTGCACAAAGATGGTTTGATGATATGCAAAATCACTTCGACGGTTCCTGGAGCAATCATTCCACAGTGTTGCCGCAAAAGCTGAGTGAAGAATTACCGGATGAGATCCATATTGAACCTCAAACAAGTTTTTACCATTTTGAATGGACAAAGAGTAACCTGAAGGATCTGTTTGAAAGAGATGTTGGCGAGCTTCCGGGGGTCTATTCAATTCATCTGTGGAAACATTTGTGGTTTTCATCCTGGAAGAATGATTTTTCTTCCTTCAATGGTAAACGTCTTGATGAAGAGTATGTCCGTTCGGGGTCAACAACGTATGCAAGGCTTGCAAAACCGTTTCTTCCTTCAGAAATGGAATTAAAGGCTGTTGGCAAGGTGCCAATTGGTAAAATTATTTATAAGAAGACAAAAGAAAGCGTTGAAAATATCAGGCTTATTTTTACGAGGGTTGCAGCAAAAATTCAATATCTGTTGAAGTCATAA